One Microcaecilia unicolor chromosome 4, aMicUni1.1, whole genome shotgun sequence genomic region harbors:
- the LOC115469153 gene encoding uncharacterized protein LOC115469153 gives MPELHEFPHTNYVKSSEEISANFVSDTLSVSQPSEKLHDYKLQLQDTNKSHSIHPSAMSRDLKDENIMAGSPSKQQKGLAIEMEKAERIHRKDNIKCDDNNIPKDREFKQAKGMPECHTLKMEQNNDLKCTGNISLRDKGKENVALNIQKKRNEDLKRQREKIVESYSNNGKTPNDDFSKNVLNAKCKKPPKPQEHKVFKVMANQKDNVKTKIALPNQESDFFPDVDSSAIRSDKNALANLIPTLSDGHSVDHEVASKLAKHEAAPMLWHMSTTKGSCGANSITSLPLSESTERPVKHSKPDTAGSENSGNGLNVGKLTESRKTFADPKRELSFAIETSYPKEKVSKNIPLFCPVVVKSSYKMEPPIKTATLTIQPLVHKSLMPSPRKRDMVDFKGKNVSIPGSIGRKIKRKPEIFLNPSENDSKLTTKDKDRPIISPTGKSECQSQATPEKSPTGTSECQPQAKPTKRPTGTFACQLQAKSAKSPNVTSESQLQTRSAMHETKLLQTSQPQSNLSHPGRSAVSKARRQKHQTSKTDDPVKCKNTAEEEKSHCASNQTNEEGMQYTERAKYTAESYSENENSPGQSFKPLIVRVPDTFKRYT, from the exons ATGCCTGAGCTGCATGAATTTCCTCATACAAATTATGTAAAGTCCAGTGAAGAAATATCAGCAAACTTTGTCTCGGACACACTGTCTGTAAGTCAACCGAGTGAGAAACTACACGATTACAAACTGCAGTTACAAGACACAAATAAATCTCACTCCATACATCCCAGTGCAATGTCCAGGGATCTCAAAGATGAAAACATAATGGCTGGATCTCCATCCAAACAACAAAAAGGACTTGCTATAGAAATGGAAAAAGCAGAAAGAATACACCGTAAAGATAACATTAAATGTGATGACAATAATATACCAAAAGACAGAGAGTTCAAACAAGCAAAAGGGATGCCAGAGTGTCatactttaaaaatggaacaaaacaatgaCCTCAAGTGCACAGGTAACATAAGCCTTAgagataaaggaaaagaaaatgtggcattaaatatacaaaagaaaagaaatgaggaTCTCAAAAGACAAAGGGAAAAAATTGTTGAATCTTATAGCAATAATGGTAAAACACCTAATGACGATTTTTCAAAAAATGTACTGAATGCAAAATGCAAGAAACCACCAAAACCACAGGAACATAAAGTGTTCAAGGTCATGGCTAATCAGAAAGACAATGTTAAGACTAAAATAGCTTTACCCAATCAAGAATCTGATTTCTTTCCTGATGTAGACAGCTCTGCTATTCGCAGTGATAAAAATGCCCTTGCAAACCTCATTCCTACCTTATCTGATGGGCACAGTGTTGACCATGAAGTGGCTTCCAAGTTAGCTAAGCATGAGGCGGCACCTATGTTATGGCACATGAGTACAACGAAGGGATCCTGTGGAGCAAACTCAATTACCAGCTTGCCTCTCAGTGAAAGTACAGAAAGGCCTGTGAAACACAGCAAACCAGACACTGCAGGCAGTGAGAATTCTGGCAATGGTCTGAATGTAGGGAAACTCACAGAATCAAGAAAAACATTTGCTGATCCAAAAAGAGAGCTCTCCTTTGCAATTGAAACAAGTTATCCAAAAGAAAAAGTATCAAAAAATattccattattttgcccagtTGTAGTTAAATCATCTTATAAAATGGAACCTCCTATCAAAACAGCAACATTAACCATCCAACCTCTTGTTCACAAAAGCCTAATGCCATCACCAAGGAAAAGGGATATGGTAGATTTTAAAGGCAAGAATGTCTCTATTCCTGGAAGTATAGGAAGGAAAATAAAGCGCAAACCTGAAATATTTCTAAACCCCAGTGAAAACGATAGCAAACTAACTACTAAAGATAAAGACAGGCCAATAATAAGTCCAA ctggtAAATCTGAATGCCAATCTCAAGCAACACCAGAAAAAAGTCCAACTGGTACATCCGAATGCCAACCACAAGCAAAACCGACAAAACGTCCAACTGGTACATTTGCATGCCAACTGCAAGCAAAATCGGCAAAAAGTCCAAATGTTACATCTGAAAGCCAACTGCAAACAAGATCAGCAATGCATGAAACCAAACTGCTCCAAACATCTCAGCCACAAAGCAATCTGTCTCATCCTGGAAGGAGTGCAGTGAGCAAAGCCAGGAGGCAGAAGCATCAGACATCAAAAACTGATGATCCAGTGAAATGTAAAAACACAGCAGAGGAGGAAAAATCCCATTGTGCCTCTAATCAAACAAACGAGGAAGGCATGCAGTACACAGAGAGGGCCAAATACACAGCAGAAAGCTACAGTGAAAATGAAAACTCCCCTGGGCAATCCTTCAAACCACTTATCGTTAGAGTCCCTGACACATTTAAACGTTACACCTAA